A part of Gossypium hirsutum isolate 1008001.06 chromosome A07, Gossypium_hirsutum_v2.1, whole genome shotgun sequence genomic DNA contains:
- the LOC107955794 gene encoding xanthotoxin 5-hydroxylase CYP82C2-like gives MADKYGPVFMIRFGLFPTLILSNHEIVKECLTTNDRVLATYPGSNARKYLSYNHAGFGFAPYEPFWPEIRKFIVVQLLSTHNLARLKHVRVSEVTALVKDLYSFCKKNEEAILMCGKLKVKHDSKISYREEIFLYAEGEDDKEAHLVMKVYKQFSYLIGFNAISEVVLFLKWMDNWSLQVKFMKHASKEMNALFETWVDEHLIKRTKARPNEDQNFSMSCYLQCRMISCVAIRTRRLSRQLQRYAFAF, from the coding sequence ATGGCAGATAAATATGGACCTGTTTTCATGATCCGATTTGGCCTATTCCCAACCCTTATCCTTAGCAATCATGAAATTGTTAAAGAATGTTTAACCACTAATGACCGGGTCTTAGCCACTTACCCAGGATCAAATGCAAGAAAGTACCTCTCTTACAACCACGCTGGCTTTGGGTTTGCTCCGTACGAACCATTTTGGCCTGAGATACGTAAGTTTATCGTGGTTCAACTTTTGTCTACCCATAACTTAGCAAGGCTAAAGCATGTTAGGGTATCGGAGGTGACTGCGTTGGTGAAGGATTTGTACTCCTTTTGCAAGAAAAATGAGGAGGCCATCTTAATGTGTGGAAAGCTTAAAGTTAAACATGATTCGAAAATTAGTTACAGGGAAGAGATATTTCTCTATGCTGAGGGTGAAGACGACAAGGAAGCGCATCTTGTGATGAAGGTTTACAAACAGTTCTCGTATTTGATAGGTTTTAATGCGATTTCAGAAGTAGTTCTGTTTCTGAAATGGATGGATAATTGGAGCTTGcaagtcaaattcatgaagcatGCTTCCAAAGAGATGAACGCTCTTTTTGAAACTTGGGTTGATGAACATCTAATAAAGAGGACTAAAGCTAGACCAAATGAGGACCAAAATTTCTCGATGTCATGCTATTTGCAATGTAGGATGATATCATGTGTGGCCATACGCACGAGAAGGTTATCTAGGCAACTGCAACGGTATGCTTTTGCATTTTAA